In a genomic window of Paramicrobacterium chengjingii:
- a CDS encoding FHA domain-containing protein: protein MTQFTYTAALQREWVAIAASGRLLIVRIDDDADLLMRVKQLDIGSLTIQETLDALTEGGLAHTPAFGLCFWVAGTLTADGVGVIVYGDTEISVTTDDETITVRAAGISGWGEQLVENATGIEVHGGADTADALPLSQGAAWVSGLSLNADDQHPDASLPPQAAAVPEASDVSASDADDQNDTAGGSDDSARETPSLAREPASEPKPDTVAIDEPLKHASPAPNVALDNVGVAPKPDTAEQPVWSDGAASEPVGEDTEVPEMTILPADVAAPIPLPEPDEQTIMRAPGQPIAPPRTEPLGDHDGMTVLAEDVRAARDAAHLPDGASAPAHDILEYTYALELPGGARQQLDAPVVLGRAPSVSNVPASVLPHLVTLAGDDISRTHVRVAVEGDAVVVTDLHSSNGTVVEVPGRSPQQLRGGEPVPVISGTVIDLGSGVKLRVLEA, encoded by the coding sequence ATGACGCAGTTCACCTATACCGCGGCGCTCCAGCGCGAATGGGTCGCCATCGCGGCATCCGGTCGGCTTCTGATCGTGCGCATCGACGATGACGCCGACCTTCTCATGCGCGTGAAGCAGCTGGACATTGGATCGCTGACCATTCAGGAGACCCTCGATGCGCTCACCGAGGGTGGGCTGGCGCACACTCCAGCGTTCGGGCTGTGCTTCTGGGTCGCCGGAACGCTGACCGCCGACGGTGTCGGTGTGATCGTGTACGGCGACACTGAGATCAGCGTCACGACGGACGACGAAACCATCACTGTTCGCGCGGCGGGTATCAGCGGCTGGGGCGAGCAGCTGGTCGAGAATGCGACGGGCATCGAGGTGCACGGCGGGGCAGACACCGCCGACGCACTTCCCCTGAGCCAGGGTGCCGCGTGGGTGTCAGGCCTCTCGCTGAACGCTGACGATCAGCATCCGGATGCTTCGCTGCCACCACAGGCAGCCGCCGTGCCCGAGGCCTCAGACGTGAGCGCGAGTGACGCTGATGATCAGAACGACACCGCCGGTGGCTCCGACGACTCAGCCCGTGAAACTCCCTCTCTTGCGCGTGAGCCGGCGAGTGAGCCCAAGCCGGACACCGTCGCCATCGATGAGCCGCTGAAGCATGCTTCCCCCGCGCCAAACGTCGCCCTCGACAACGTCGGCGTCGCACCGAAGCCGGACACTGCCGAGCAGCCGGTCTGGTCCGACGGCGCAGCGTCAGAGCCCGTCGGCGAAGACACGGAGGTGCCCGAGATGACGATCCTGCCCGCCGACGTCGCCGCTCCGATTCCGCTGCCGGAGCCCGACGAGCAGACGATAATGCGTGCACCGGGGCAGCCGATCGCGCCACCGCGCACCGAACCGTTGGGCGACCACGATGGAATGACAGTGCTTGCCGAAGATGTGCGTGCCGCGCGTGACGCTGCACATTTACCCGACGGTGCCAGTGCCCCTGCGCACGACATTCTCGAATACACATATGCGCTCGAGCTTCCGGGCGGCGCCAGGCAGCAGCTTGATGCCCCGGTTGTGCTGGGCCGGGCACCGAGCGTGTCGAACGTGCCGGCCTCTGTTCTGCCGCACCTCGTGACGCTGGCGGGTGACGACATTTCTCGCACTCACGTGCGCGTTGCCGTTGAGGGCGACGCGGTCGTCGTGACCGATCTGCACTCAAGCAACGGCACAGTTGTCGAGGTTCCCGGGCGTTCGCCGCAGCAACTGCGTGGAGGCGAGCCCGTGCCGGTGATCAGCGGAACGGTGATCGATCTCGGGTCAGGCGTAAAGCTGCGAGTGCTCGAGGCATAG
- a CDS encoding PP2C family protein-serine/threonine phosphatase — protein MATRTTFSLPRSRVDITVTGMTDVGRRRRINEDSIIMASPIFAVADGMGGHQRGDEASRVVVEQLQLSVRPGEPTSPETVFTGITAANARILSWADEGGLAGSTVAGVALVSLSSQADSHWMVFNIGDSRVYVLDGQRLRQVTVDHSAVQELIDHGRISPAEAATHPQRNVVTRAVGVEADADPDVWLLPAEGHQMFIICSDGLSREVSDEEIRSILLDAPADPSKALVDRAVEAGARDNVSAIVVDALSVDMTPPSPGYHDTRGLGALEETLPRLK, from the coding sequence ATGGCGACCCGTACGACGTTCTCCCTTCCCCGATCCCGGGTCGATATCACTGTCACCGGAATGACAGACGTGGGCAGGCGCCGTCGTATCAATGAAGACTCGATCATCATGGCGTCGCCGATTTTCGCCGTCGCCGATGGAATGGGCGGGCACCAGCGTGGCGACGAGGCAAGTCGCGTCGTCGTAGAACAGTTGCAGTTGAGCGTGCGGCCGGGCGAGCCCACGAGTCCTGAGACCGTGTTTACCGGCATCACGGCGGCGAATGCCCGCATCCTCTCGTGGGCTGACGAAGGGGGTTTAGCAGGCAGTACAGTCGCGGGTGTTGCGCTCGTGTCGCTCTCGAGCCAGGCAGACAGCCACTGGATGGTTTTCAACATCGGGGACTCTCGTGTCTACGTACTCGATGGCCAGCGTCTACGTCAGGTGACCGTTGACCATTCGGCCGTCCAAGAACTCATCGATCACGGCCGCATCAGCCCGGCTGAGGCCGCAACGCACCCACAGCGGAACGTTGTCACCCGTGCGGTCGGGGTCGAGGCAGACGCCGATCCAGATGTGTGGCTTCTGCCGGCAGAGGGTCATCAGATGTTCATCATCTGTTCCGATGGGTTGAGCCGTGAAGTTTCCGATGAGGAGATTCGGAGCATTCTTCTGGACGCTCCGGCTGATCCCTCGAAGGCGCTTGTTGACCGCGCAGTCGAGGCGGGCGCGCGAGACAACGTCTCAGCAATCGTGGTCGATGCGCTCTCTGTCGATATGACTCCGCCCAGCCCGGGCTATCATGACACGAGAGGTTTGGGCGCGCTCGAAGAGACTCTGCCGCGCTTGAAGTGA
- a CDS encoding DNA-directed RNA polymerase subunit beta' yields the protein MLDVTTFDELRIGLATGDDIRRWSYGEVKKPETINYRTLKPEKDGLFGEQIFGPSRDWECSCGKYKRVRFKGIVCERCGVEVTKSSVRRERMGHIELAAPVTHIWYFKGVPSRLGYLLDMAPKDLEKVIYFAAYMVISVDEEARHADMPGLENELRLELKTLSDQRDAQIADRLKKLEDALAALEEEGAKADQKRRTKDAAEKEMTQLRKSYDEQINQLERVWEDFRNLKVGELKPEDAVFHELQDRYGLYFEAHMGAEGVQKRLASFDLAAEAESLHLQIAEGKGQKKIRAIKRLKVVNAFLQTSVSPAAMVLDVVPVIPPELRPMVQLDGGRFATSDLNDLYRRVINRNNRLRRLLDLGAPEIIVNNEKRMLQEAVDALFDNGRRGRPVTGTGNRALKSLSDMLKGKQGRFRQNLLGKRVDYSGRSVIVVGPQLKLHQCGLPKQMALELFKPFVIKRLIDLSHAQNIKAAKRMVERARPEVWDVLEEIIRERPVLLNRAPTLHRLGIQAFEPQLVEGKAIQLHPLVCAAFNADFDGDQMAVHLPLSVEAQAEARVLMLASNNILKPSDGRPVTLPSQDMIIGLHHLTTLTEGAVGEGRAFSSIAEAILAHDQHSLHLNAKIRIRLNGLHFRAGDEPEGFVQGEPFIFDTTLGRAIFNEAMPEDYPFVNEVADKGKLSSIVNDLAERYSKTDTATTLDNIKDAGFYWATRSGVTVALSDILTPASKKDIVAKYEKQAAKVQSQFDKGLTTDAERRQELIKIWTEATDEVAQAMRDAFPADNTINRMVSSGARGNWLQIRNIAGMRGLVNDPKGGIIPRPIISSYREGLSVAEYFIATHGARKGLADTALRTADSGYLTRRLVDVSQDVIVREKDCGTSKGLELPIAAFDSQGTLVRDPNVENSVFARSLAADVVDSEGGVVASAGDDVGDVLIERLVEAGIETIKVRSVLSCESSIGVCAACYGRSLATGKLVDIGEAIGTIAAQSIGEPGTQLTMRTFHTGGSASADDITQGLPRVQELFEARTPKGATPIAEAAGRVTIEETDKSRKVILTPDNGDEPVIYPVLKRVTLLIEDGEHVELGQPLHVGATDPKEVLRVQGVREVQRHLVGGVQGVYRSQGVPIHDKHIEVIVRQMLRKVTVVDHGDTDLLPGELVDRSRYNEFNRAALAEGKRTASARQEVMGITKASLATESWLSAASFQETTRVLTQAAMEGKRDPLIGLKENVIIGKLIPAGTGLAKYRNVSVEATEEAKAERYPNRIFADDGAFSESDLSFVDFDSFSSDDFNPGTYS from the coding sequence TTGCTCGACGTAACAACATTTGACGAGCTTCGCATTGGCCTGGCTACCGGCGACGACATCCGTCGTTGGTCGTACGGCGAGGTGAAGAAGCCTGAGACCATCAACTACCGCACACTGAAGCCTGAAAAGGACGGTCTGTTCGGTGAGCAGATCTTCGGACCCAGCCGCGACTGGGAGTGCTCGTGCGGCAAGTACAAGCGCGTGCGCTTCAAGGGCATCGTGTGTGAGCGCTGTGGAGTCGAGGTCACCAAGTCTTCAGTCCGCCGCGAGCGCATGGGCCACATCGAGCTCGCTGCGCCCGTCACGCACATCTGGTACTTCAAGGGCGTTCCTTCGCGACTCGGTTACCTGCTGGACATGGCTCCGAAGGACCTCGAGAAGGTCATCTACTTCGCTGCCTACATGGTGATCAGCGTTGACGAGGAAGCTCGTCACGCAGACATGCCTGGACTCGAGAACGAGCTTCGGCTCGAGCTCAAGACGCTCTCCGATCAGCGTGACGCGCAGATCGCCGATCGTCTGAAGAAGCTCGAAGACGCCCTCGCCGCTCTGGAAGAAGAGGGCGCGAAGGCCGACCAGAAGCGCCGCACAAAGGACGCCGCTGAGAAAGAAATGACTCAGCTCCGCAAGTCCTACGACGAGCAGATCAACCAACTTGAGCGTGTGTGGGAAGACTTCCGCAACCTCAAGGTGGGCGAGCTCAAGCCGGAAGACGCCGTGTTCCACGAGCTGCAGGACCGCTACGGCCTGTACTTCGAGGCGCACATGGGCGCCGAGGGTGTGCAGAAGCGTCTTGCGAGCTTCGACCTCGCGGCCGAAGCCGAGTCGCTTCACCTTCAGATCGCTGAGGGCAAGGGTCAGAAGAAGATCCGTGCCATTAAGCGACTCAAGGTCGTCAATGCATTCCTGCAGACGAGCGTCTCGCCTGCCGCAATGGTTCTTGACGTTGTGCCGGTCATTCCGCCAGAGCTGCGCCCGATGGTTCAGCTCGACGGTGGTCGCTTCGCAACGAGTGACTTGAACGACCTCTACCGTCGCGTGATCAACCGCAACAACCGTCTCCGTCGACTGCTTGACCTCGGTGCTCCCGAGATCATCGTCAACAACGAGAAGCGGATGCTGCAGGAGGCCGTTGACGCGCTCTTTGACAACGGACGTCGCGGCCGTCCCGTCACGGGAACCGGTAACCGCGCGCTCAAGTCGCTGAGCGACATGCTCAAGGGCAAGCAGGGCCGTTTCCGCCAGAACCTTCTCGGTAAGCGCGTTGACTACTCTGGCCGTTCGGTCATCGTCGTCGGGCCGCAGCTCAAACTGCACCAGTGTGGTCTGCCGAAGCAGATGGCGCTCGAGCTGTTCAAGCCGTTCGTCATCAAGCGCCTGATCGACCTGAGCCACGCTCAGAACATCAAGGCAGCGAAGCGCATGGTCGAGCGTGCCCGTCCCGAGGTCTGGGACGTTCTCGAGGAGATCATTCGCGAGCGTCCGGTTCTGCTGAACCGCGCGCCGACTCTGCACCGTCTGGGCATCCAGGCGTTCGAGCCGCAGCTCGTCGAGGGCAAGGCAATCCAGCTTCACCCGCTCGTCTGTGCAGCGTTCAACGCTGACTTCGACGGTGACCAGATGGCCGTGCACCTTCCGTTGTCGGTTGAGGCTCAGGCTGAGGCTCGTGTGCTCATGCTCGCGTCCAACAACATCCTGAAGCCGTCAGACGGCCGCCCGGTCACCCTGCCCAGCCAGGACATGATCATCGGTCTGCATCACCTCACGACGCTCACCGAGGGCGCTGTAGGCGAGGGCCGCGCGTTCTCGAGCATCGCCGAGGCGATCCTCGCGCATGACCAGCACTCGCTGCACCTCAACGCGAAGATCCGCATTCGCCTCAACGGGCTGCACTTCCGTGCGGGGGATGAGCCCGAGGGCTTCGTGCAGGGTGAGCCGTTCATCTTCGACACGACGCTTGGTCGCGCGATCTTCAACGAGGCCATGCCTGAGGACTACCCGTTCGTCAACGAGGTTGCCGACAAGGGCAAGCTCTCGTCGATCGTCAACGACCTCGCCGAGCGATACTCAAAGACCGACACCGCCACAACCCTTGATAACATCAAGGATGCTGGTTTCTACTGGGCGACTCGCTCAGGAGTGACTGTCGCACTCAGCGACATTCTCACTCCGGCGAGCAAGAAGGACATCGTCGCCAAGTACGAGAAGCAGGCGGCGAAGGTTCAGAGCCAGTTCGACAAGGGACTCACGACAGACGCCGAGCGTCGTCAAGAGCTCATCAAGATCTGGACCGAGGCGACAGACGAAGTTGCTCAGGCCATGCGCGACGCATTCCCTGCAGACAACACCATCAACCGCATGGTGTCATCTGGGGCACGTGGTAACTGGCTGCAGATTCGCAACATCGCCGGTATGCGTGGTCTGGTGAACGATCCCAAGGGTGGCATCATTCCGCGCCCGATCATCTCGAGCTACCGCGAGGGCCTCTCGGTTGCCGAGTACTTCATCGCAACTCACGGTGCCCGAAAGGGTCTTGCTGACACCGCTCTCCGTACCGCGGACTCCGGTTACCTGACGCGCCGACTCGTCGACGTCTCGCAGGATGTCATCGTTCGCGAGAAGGACTGTGGCACTTCGAAGGGTCTCGAGCTTCCGATCGCCGCGTTCGACTCGCAGGGCACGCTCGTTCGTGACCCGAACGTCGAGAACTCGGTGTTCGCTCGCTCGCTCGCAGCCGACGTTGTCGACAGCGAAGGTGGAGTCGTAGCATCCGCGGGCGACGACGTGGGCGACGTTCTGATCGAGCGTCTCGTCGAGGCCGGCATTGAGACGATCAAGGTTCGCTCCGTGCTCAGCTGTGAGTCGAGCATCGGCGTCTGCGCCGCATGCTACGGCCGTTCGCTGGCAACGGGCAAGCTCGTCGACATTGGTGAGGCAATCGGAACGATCGCCGCACAGTCGATTGGTGAGCCGGGAACCCAGCTCACGATGCGTACGTTCCACACGGGTGGTTCGGCATCGGCTGACGACATCACGCAGGGTCTTCCCCGTGTGCAGGAGCTGTTCGAGGCTCGTACTCCCAAGGGTGCGACTCCGATCGCCGAGGCAGCTGGTCGCGTGACGATTGAAGAGACGGACAAGAGCCGAAAGGTCATCTTGACCCCGGACAACGGCGACGAGCCGGTCATCTACCCGGTTCTGAAGCGTGTCACGCTTCTCATCGAGGATGGCGAGCACGTCGAGTTGGGGCAACCGCTTCACGTCGGTGCGACCGACCCCAAGGAGGTTCTGCGCGTGCAGGGCGTCCGCGAGGTTCAGCGGCACCTCGTTGGTGGAGTGCAGGGCGTCTACCGTTCGCAGGGTGTGCCGATTCACGACAAGCACATCGAAGTCATCGTGCGCCAGATGCTCCGCAAGGTCACCGTGGTCGACCACGGCGACACGGATCTTCTGCCTGGTGAGCTCGTTGACCGTTCGCGGTACAACGAGTTCAACCGTGCCGCGCTGGCCGAGGGCAAGCGCACCGCGTCTGCTCGTCAGGAAGTCATGGGTATCACCAAGGCTTCGCTTGCGACCGAGTCGTGGCTGTCCGCGGCATCCTTCCAGGAGACGACTCGCGTGCTGACGCAGGCCGCTATGGAGGGCAAGCGTGATCCGCTGATCGGTCTCAAGGAGAACGTCATCATCGGTAAGCTCATCCCGGCTGGTACGGGGCTTGCGAAGTACCGCAATGTCTCTGTCGAGGCGACGGAAGAGGCCAAGGCCGAGCGTTACCCGAACCGCATTTTCGCGGATGACGGTGCGTTCAGTGAGTCCGACCTGTCGTTCGTCGACTTCGACAGCTTCTCGAGCGACGACTTCAATCCGGGCACGTACAGCTAA
- a CDS encoding serine/threonine-protein kinase codes for MARQASQPPRIPGLEAERLLGSGGFSDVFLYRQDLPRRQVAVKVLSLDEVTESSRAAFVAEANLMAQLSAHPYIVTIYNAAVADDGRPYFVMEYCPGPSLSQQYRYRQFTIADVLRTGIRLTSAVATAHAAGILHRDIKPANVLTNAYGWPALADFGISSAVDADHNPAGDSQSLGMSIPWSPPEMFADHPVADVRSDVFSLAATVCTLLAGRSPFEVPGQPNGAIDLIGRIERGTVTPLERTDVPPSLLAVLRRGMASRRDDRFPSAIDFGRSLQRVELELSYSATPLDVPNLASTKPQSDETGEDATRIRPMTTVTPNRQNPLPPEPDGDDATVARPMKPVVAQPSTGDDTRARPRPVTPQIPIPDDSGATARRGPAPVQPTQADTDAAAQSDVAAKPRRRILPLVIGAVALVVVGGGVTASLFLGGQASTDETQTPTGKPLIITEVPTPEERGITVSEDGSSVTFEWTNPEPEDGDVFVWYRSDGAEPGEKHVIAEPTVTIGGVADGDKVCVTVVISRSTGKTSTEPLEMCST; via the coding sequence GTGGCACGGCAGGCATCTCAGCCACCGCGCATCCCCGGCCTTGAGGCCGAGCGGCTCCTCGGATCGGGTGGCTTCAGCGACGTCTTTCTCTATCGGCAGGACCTTCCGCGACGCCAGGTTGCCGTCAAGGTGCTCTCGCTTGACGAGGTGACAGAAAGCTCACGCGCTGCATTTGTGGCCGAGGCCAATCTGATGGCCCAGCTGTCTGCACATCCGTATATCGTCACGATCTACAATGCCGCCGTCGCAGACGATGGCCGCCCGTATTTTGTGATGGAGTACTGCCCGGGGCCGAGCCTGTCGCAACAGTATCGTTATCGGCAGTTCACCATTGCCGACGTGCTTCGCACCGGCATCCGCTTGACCAGTGCCGTCGCGACAGCGCACGCCGCCGGAATTCTGCATCGAGATATCAAGCCGGCGAACGTGCTCACAAACGCTTACGGCTGGCCGGCACTGGCCGACTTCGGCATATCGTCCGCCGTCGATGCCGATCATAACCCCGCTGGTGACTCGCAGTCGCTCGGAATGTCGATTCCGTGGTCTCCGCCCGAGATGTTCGCCGATCACCCGGTAGCCGACGTCAGAAGCGACGTGTTCTCGCTCGCAGCGACGGTCTGCACACTGCTGGCCGGGCGGTCGCCCTTTGAAGTGCCGGGGCAGCCGAACGGAGCGATCGACCTGATTGGGCGCATCGAGCGCGGCACAGTGACGCCCCTTGAGCGCACGGACGTTCCGCCATCGCTGCTCGCCGTATTGCGTCGCGGCATGGCATCGCGCCGAGACGATCGGTTTCCCAGCGCGATTGACTTCGGGCGATCGCTGCAGCGTGTCGAACTCGAGCTTTCATACTCGGCCACGCCGCTCGACGTGCCGAACCTCGCGTCGACCAAGCCCCAGAGCGACGAGACGGGCGAGGACGCAACCCGCATTCGCCCGATGACGACAGTGACCCCGAACCGGCAGAACCCATTGCCGCCAGAGCCGGACGGCGACGATGCGACTGTAGCCCGACCGATGAAGCCGGTGGTGGCGCAACCTTCAACTGGCGACGACACGCGCGCTCGCCCACGCCCCGTCACCCCTCAGATCCCCATTCCGGACGACTCCGGTGCGACGGCACGACGAGGCCCAGCGCCCGTGCAGCCGACACAAGCAGACACGGATGCTGCGGCGCAGAGCGACGTCGCTGCAAAGCCGCGTCGGCGCATTCTTCCGCTCGTGATCGGAGCGGTCGCCCTCGTCGTCGTGGGCGGCGGAGTGACGGCATCCCTCTTTCTGGGCGGCCAAGCAAGTACCGACGAGACACAGACTCCGACGGGGAAACCTCTCATCATCACCGAGGTACCGACTCCGGAGGAGCGCGGAATCACGGTGTCGGAGGATGGCTCGAGTGTGACCTTCGAATGGACCAACCCGGAGCCAGAAGACGGTGATGTTTTCGTCTGGTATCGCTCTGACGGTGCAGAGCCCGGAGAGAAGCACGTGATCGCCGAGCCGACGGTCACCATCGGCGGCGTGGCGGATGGCGATAAAGTGTGTGTCACGGTTGTGATCAGCAGATCGACCGGTAAGACGTCCACCGAACCTTTGGAGATGTGCAGCACGTGA